Below is a genomic region from Sorghum bicolor cultivar BTx623 chromosome 9, Sorghum_bicolor_NCBIv3, whole genome shotgun sequence.
CGCCGTACCCCGGCGCGCCCCGGCCGGCCGCCCTGTCCGCCGCCGTCGGCGTCCACTGCCCCGTGATCACCGCGTGGCACGACGGCTTGTTGTCCCTCGCCGTCATCCAGAACCACAGCGCCGTCTTGAAGGATACCACGGGGTCGGTCGCCACCAGGTCCGGGTTGTTCAGCAGGTCCACGCCGATGGCTCTCCCCGCCGGGCCGTAGTTGTAGTTGCTGATGCCATGGCATGCATGAGCTCGACATCAAGCGACAGAAATGGATGCAATGATGCAAAGATGACGAGTGAAATGCGTGCATGTTTGGTTGCTTACAAGGAGATCTGGATGGGGCCGCGGCCGAAGTACTTCTTGCCGGGCGCGCAGGGCCACTCCGGCCGGGGCTGGCAGTAGTCGGACGGCGGACTGCGCTCCTGCTTGAAGCAGTAGCCCCAGGAGAAGGGCCCGTCGGGGGCGGTCGGCCACCCGCCCGTGGTCTCGTGGGAGGTCTGGCCCAGGAACGCGGCGACCTCCCGCTTCCGCTGCTCGTCGCCGCCCGTCGTGCCGAAGGCCGggaacgcggcggcggcggcgaggaacgCGTCGTAGGTGTAGAACCCGCGAGCGGGGCACGCCGCGTCGTTGCGGTGGAGGAGGAGCCGCTCGAAGAGGTCCCTCGGCACCACGGACGCCACGCCGGGGCCCGGCGGGCCGCAGCCGGTGCACTGGCTCTGGCACCCGGCGCCGCAGTAGGCGGAGGTGTCGCCGCAGAAGCCAAATTGGCTGCAGCAGAGGCAGTCACGGCACGTCGCGCCGCCGGCCTGCGACCCGCACTGCGGCTGGCCGCTCGCGAGCGCGACCGCCGCGGCCAGGACGCACAGCCACAGGACTGCCGCCGCTGTCGTCGCCTGCCGGCTCGGGGTCGGGGCTCCTCCTGACGTCGACATACTTTGGGTCTTTGCTGCCGGGTAAGGCGCGGACTGCCGGCATTTTATACACATGGATTCTGTCGTCGCTGGAGCAAAGTCGCCGCACGTTGCTTCGTTGCACTGTCCTCCTGTCCACTCCATGTCCTTGAGAGGTTGAGATGAGAGGAGCACGTGGATACTTTGCCACGTTCGTTGAACGTGGAACATCTCGGGCTCTTTCGCTGGGCCTGGGCACCatggacttgtttagtttccaaaaaaatttgcaaatttttttctgattcttcatcccatcgaatctttagacgcatgtatgaagtattaaatatagacaaaaataaaaattaattacatagtttggtcggaattgacgagatgaatcttttgagtctagttagtctatgattggacaatttttatcaaatacaaatgaaagttctacagtatcgattttctaaaattttttggaactaaacaagaccacatGTTGGGTTTGGAGGGATCATGGATCAATGTACTCGTATCCTAAATTTTCAATATCTGTCACAGGCCGCGCTTGCTGCTTAGTCCCTTCGTCCGTTCATTTTTAAGTATCTTTTTTTCATTACTTTCTAAAAAAGCCAAACATACTCAAATTTGAtcaaatatttataaaaaaattattagtATTTATGATacgtaattaatatcatttgaaTTTGTGTTTATAATAAACTTTAAAATGCCCTTACCCAATAGGAGTATGCTCACAATCTAGCCTTTGGGTACGGGCTTTTTGGTTCTGATTGTTGGAA
It encodes:
- the LOC8076873 gene encoding chitinase 2, which encodes MSTSGGAPTPSRQATTAAAVLWLCVLAAAVALASGQPQCGSQAGGATCRDCLCCSQFGFCGDTSAYCGAGCQSQCTGCGPPGPGVASVVPRDLFERLLLHRNDAACPARGFYTYDAFLAAAAAFPAFGTTGGDEQRKREVAAFLGQTSHETTGGWPTAPDGPFSWGYCFKQERSPPSDYCQPRPEWPCAPGKKYFGRGPIQISFNYNYGPAGRAIGVDLLNNPDLVATDPVVSFKTALWFWMTARDNKPSCHAVITGQWTPTAADRAAGRGAPGYGVITNIINGGIECGHGADPRVTDRIGFYKRYCDVFRIGYGSNLDCDGQRPFNSAVAVEQLAAQ